AGAACCCGCCCGGGTGCGAATGGAACGATGTgtgaaaaccaggtatgatagggaaatgggacaggagtcattgctgtaaacaaccgatgctcgaaaggcgggatccaagagtcaatgctcgatcctgcagacacaactaggtgagtacacacacacacacacacacacactcctcaacACAGTGCTTGTGTGACAAAACATCCTAGTGTGTAGGGAAGGTCACACCCCAAGAGAGTGACGAGAGTGCCAGGAGGAGCCTCCTGAGTGCCAGGAGCCTCATGAGTGCCAGGAGCCTCATGAGTGCCAGGAGAGGCCTCCTGAGTGCCAGGAGGAGCCTCCTGAGTGCCAGGAGAGGCCTCCTGAGTGCCAGGAGGAGCCTCCTGAGTGCCAGGAGGAGCCTCCTGAGTGCCAGGAGGAGCCTCCTGAGTGCCAGGAGCCTCATGAGTGCCAGGAGAGGCCTCCTGAGTGCCAGGAGGCTCCTGAGTGCCAGGAGAGGCCTCCTGAGTGCCAGGAGGAGCTTCCTGAGTGCCAGGAGAGGCCTCATGAGTGCCAGGAGGAGCCTCCTGAGTGCCAGGAGGAGCCTCCTGAGTGCCAGGGGCAgcctccagagtgcctcacaaaCTTCCCGCCAGAAATTGTCTTCAATAATACAAGTCCAGAATCACATAAAATTAAGCAACAATTAGAAGCAATATTATTCTATTGAAAGGTATTATTTCTAATTGTGAATATCTTATAAAACTTTAAAAATTAACTAGTTTTTTCATTAATAACtataaaaaataatatttttttttttttttttttttttttttttttttttgagatatatacaagagttgttacattcttgtagagccactagtacgcgtagcgtttcgggcaagtccttaatcctatggtccctggaatacgatcccctgccgcgaagaatcgttttttcatccaagtacacattttactgttgcgttaaacagaggctacagttaaggaattgcgcccagtaaatcctccccggccaggatacgaacccatgacatagcgctcgcggaacgccaggcgagtgtcttaccactacaccacggagactgccatcAGGAGGCTCCTGAGTGCCAGGAGAGGCCTCCTGAGTGCCAGGAGGAGCCTCCTGCCTTAATGCCATCATTAAGACAAATCACAACAAACAACACAGTGTTTATAACCAGCCAAGCCAGATGTCTGTCAGTTATTAATAACAGTAATGAGTAAATAAAAAACAGGCAATGAATaatctgataatattttattcacaaGTTGGAGTTAATGATGATTTATTTAACTTGGCGCTTTACGCGTCTAtgtttttttgttaaatttttttagggagccgagcggacagcacgctggacttgtgatcctgtggtcccgggttcgatcccgggcgccggcgagaaacaatgggcagagtttctttcactctatgccccctgttacatagcagtaaaataggtacctgggtgttagtcagctgtcacgggctgcttcctgggggtggaggcctggtcgaggaccggaccgcggggacactaaagccccgaaatcatctcaagataacctcaagatataccccaTGTTGTACCTTGTGTGTCAACTATGTAAGGGGTCTCAGGGGATTTACGAAATAGTTCAAAAATTCCTGCAAAATAACAGTTGGGAATTACAAAACTGTTCTCAattaacttgagaatggtccaggacggagcgaaacgtcgtcgtcccttcaccttctagtgtgtggtctggtcaacactgttgGGAATTACTGCCTTACAGTTAGTGTCTAAGTCGACTACCGGCTGGAAAGTCTGGTCTCGAGAGCTGAGTCTCGACCTTGTATGCACAAATACCTGAGTGCAAGAGAGAAAACACCCAGAGCTGTGTGGCGCAGTGAAGGGCTGTGTGACGCAGTGAAGGGCTGTGTGACGCAGTGAAGGTCTGTGTGACGCAGTGAAGGGCTGTGTGACACAGTGAAGGGTTGTGTGACGCAGTGAATTGTTGTGTGACGCAGTGAAGGGTTGCGTGACGCAGTGAAGGGTTGTGTGACGCAGTGAAGGTCTGTGTGACGCAGTGAAGGTCTGTGTGACGCAGTGAAGGGTTGTGTGACGCAGTGAATTGTTGTGTGACGCAGTGAAGGGTTGCGTGACGCAGTGAAGGGCTGTGTGACGCAGTGAAGGGTTGCGTGACGCAGTGAAGGGTTGTGTGACGCAGTGAAGGGTTGTGTGACGCAGTGAAGGGCTGTGTGACGCAGTGAAGGGCTGTGTGACGCAGTGAAGGTCTGTGTGACGCAGTGAAGGGCTGTGTGACACAGTGAAGGGTTGTGTGACACAGTGAAGGGTTGTGTGACACAGTGAATGGCTGTGTGACGCAGTGAAGGGCTGTGTGACGCAGTGAAGGGTTGTGTGACACAGTGAAGGGTTGTGTGACACAGTGAAGGGTTGTGTGACACAGTGAAGGGCTGTGTGACGCAGTGAAGGGTTGTGTGACACAGTGAAGGGTTGTGTGACACAGTGAAGGGTTGTGTGACACAGTGAAGGGCTGTGTGACGCAGTGAAGGGCTGTGTGACACAGTGAAGGGTTGTGTGACACAGTGAAGGGTTGTGTGACACAGTGAATGGCTGTGTGACGCAGTGAAGGGCTGTGTGACGCAGTGAAGGGTTGTGTGACACAGTGAAGGGTTGTGTGACACAGTGAAGGGTTGTGTGACGCAGTGAAGGGCTGTGTGACGCAGTGAAGGGCTGTGTGACGCAGTGACGGGCCTCAAGGACCGGACTATATGACACAGTGAAGGGCTGTGACGTAATAATAGCCGAGGTTGTTCTAACCATAAAATTTAACGGGCCTAAATTGAGGCCAAAATTTTCGCTTCCATGCATTTTGTATATAcaatgttgagggggggggagggggtgtcgaTCAATACTAGGGGCAGCCAGTATACtctagggggagaggggggtataCAATCacctgccgggggggggggtggtagtatATCCTAGGGGAGGAGGTGGTTAGACCATTATCAGGatagggtgtaggtggtgtagacCTCAGCTTAATTGGCTAACCAAGTAGCTATATATTTGGCTGACTGCCTGAGTGCTTTAATTGGCTGACAGTGTAATTGGCTGACTGATTGCCTGGCTGTTTGACAAGCCGACTGCTTAGCTGGATGTCAGTTTGGCTGGCTGTCTGCTTAACTGAGTCGTTGAGTGCACGGCTGGATGACTTAAAACGTTTATAACCTGATTTCTGGTCAGTGCCCTTCCTGTTGACTGTTTGCTGGCTATACCTTGTCTCTTTCCTGACGCAGCTGTGACGCAGCTGTGACGCAGCGGAGAGCTCGGATCTCATCTCTTATCATCTTCAACTCCATTCTTACAAACACTTTCCCTAATTGTATTTGGGTAATTGAAAACGAGTACCAATCTTGTTACGAGTACCAAACGAGTCTTGTACCAATCACGTTACGAGTCAGCGTCCTCCAGAGAGTGCCACATGGCACTGTCACAACTATTGTCTTACCAGGCGCCCAAGGGCGGCTCTCAGTGCCAGTGTGAAGGATGCCTTGAGCCTTACTGCTCCCGTTTTCTGTGAACCACGAGGGATAACCCAAATACACCGAGCTCTTATATAAGTAATTAAGTACACCTTCTAAGTAAGACGGATCACAGGTCTTATTTGCTCTTAGATAATAAAGGAGGAGACGGAAGAGGGCGTAACCTGGAGGTCACAATTGAAGAAGATAAGAAAGCGTGTAGACTCATGGCTGGTAACAATGCTGTACCTAACATAGTTGGGACAAGGATCACAATATTGATCTTAAGAAATGTGACATAATCTATAAAAGTAATAATATTAGAACTAgaactacttggaacgttttgttccgagtaactgaatctaaaacaacaacaacagataacagcctcattagacgttgagatgtaagtctggtcctaaccacacactcagaccttgacaaagcactcaggagagtgcgaaagacttggtgtaaattccttacataaatctcACAAGTACACAAGTGTGAGTTTTTATTCTATGTTATTATGTCCGTGagtagacattaccattacttaaaaaagttctttctaatgtctctgtgactcatttgggtactcaattcccacctgtgtccccttgtgcgagtaccaactgtgttaaataaactgtctttatctaccctctcaagtccaatgagaatcttgtatgtggttatcatgttcccatgataacctcaagatgatgatatcatatcaagataacctcaagattcccccctaactcttctgtcttccagcgacgtgaggtttagttcccgtagtctctcctcgtagctcatacctctcagctcgggttgcACTCCTTTgatccttctccagtttagtcttgcaCTTGACTATACTAATTCCACGCTGAAGCTGCATAccccaggactggtctgacatatgtggtatataagctTCTAAATGgttacttacacaagtttctaaatggagttcttatgttggtcaacctggcatatgcaactgatgatatcctcttgatttgggcttcaggggacaggtccggtgtgatatcaacccccaagtccttTTTCCCtcccagattcttggaggatttcatctcccaaatggtaccttgtatatgGCCACCTGCTTCCTACATCTATCTTTATTACTTTAAatttgctcgagttaaactctaatagccatttgttgaaacattccttcggtttgtccaggtcatcttgtagcctcatgctgtcttcctctatcttaatccttcttaattttggaatcgtcagcaaacattgagaggaatgaatctataccctctgagagatcatttattTATATCAGAAGCAGGATAGGTCTGAgtgcagaaccctgtgggactccgttggtgatttcacgccattctgagagcTCACCCCtcgcagtaactctctgcttcctattgcttaggtactcctttatccactggagcaccctaccggtCATTCTAGCTTGTGcaacagcctcttatggggtactgtgtcaaaggctttccgacaatcaaagaaaatgcagtctgatcACCCTTCACCTCGTAGTAGAATTAATTATATTAAacatgtgaggcaagatttaccctccctgaacccatgttgatgggttgtcacaaagtcccttctctccagatgtgttacctaggttttttctcacaatcttctccgtcaccttgcatggtatacaagttaaggacactggcatcttgttcagtgcctcttagcctgtcacccttcttgtatattgggaccacattcgccgtcttcgatATTTCtgttaggtctcccgtttccagtgacccgtGATGAAGTGAAGAGCTGTAACGCATTGAAGAGTTGTGAACACAATGTAGATATGTGACGCAGTAAATAACTTCGACGTAGCGAAGATCTTGTGAGCAGTGGAGAACTGTGACGCAGTAAAGTCTTGTGACGCAGTGGAAGGCTGTGTGACGCACAGTGGAAGCAACAGTGCGTGGACATAATCGATGAGAACGCAATACATTGATtattgtagtgttggtggtggttcacacCCAGCGGTCGTTAACACCCAGAGGTCGTTAACACCCAGAGATCGTTTATACAAGGTCGTAACACCCAGAGATCGTTTATACAAGGTCGTAACACCCAGAGATCGTTTATACAAGGTCGTAACACCCAGAGGTCGTTTATACAAGGTCGCAACACCCAGAGATCGTTTATACAAGGTCGTAACACCCAGAGATCGTTTATACAAGGTCGTAACACCCAGAGGTCGTTTATACAAGGTCGCAACACCCAGAGGTCGTTTATACAAGGTCGTAACACCCAGAGATCGTTTATACAAGGTCGTAACACCCAGAGGTCGTTTATACAAGGTCGTAACACCCAGAGGTCGTTTATACAAGGTCGTAACACCCAGAGGTCGTTTATACAAGGTCGTAACACCCAGAGATCGTTTATACAAGGTCGTAACACCCAGAGATCGTTTATACATGGTCGTAACACCCAGAGGTCGTTTATACAAGGTCGTAACACCCACAACGTCATTCACAATATtcgttcatacacacacacacggtcactGATCCATACACACACGGTCATCCATACACCCAAgatcatacattcatacatacatacatggtcATTGACATGCACAAGATCATTCATTGAAATGGTGATTTTTTTCCACAATGAAAATCCTACTAATGCTGTAGTTGTAACTTGAAACAGTATTAATGATATAAACACTAATATATCAGTGTTTATATCAGAgcccggtatatatatatatatatatatatatatatatatatatatatatatatatatatatatatatatatatatatatatatatatatatatatatatcagtatatcaGAGACGCTAAGACTTTATAAAGTTACAGACGGCTTGAGTACAATAATTACCACCATCCTGGGAAAATGGTTtcattacaagattgtaaatactatgctatgtattctcacaaacccaatgtaccttcttgtatataaataaataaataattaaaaaaacagAAACATATCACAAATAGCACATCGAACTTGGCTGATTATAAATGTCATTGTTTTAGGTCATATTATTTTTCGTTGGCTTCCAAGTTACTCAAACAGTCGcagtttaattaattaattattattattattattattattatttatttatttatttatttataataaggtacattgggtttaggagagcacatagcattggtgcaggcgatgagtcacaataacgtggctgaagtatgttgaccagaccacacactagaagttgaagggacgacgacgtttcgctccgtcctggaccattctcaagtcgattgtgatcaatcgacttgagaatggtccaggacggatcgaaacgtcgtcgtcccttcaacttctagtgtgtggtctggtcaacataacattggtgtttttacattcttgtaaagtcactaacacgtatagcgttttgggcagatccttaatctgacagataatattaagtagttaATTTGTAACAAAATTGAACAAAAAATGTTTATAGGTACATTGTAggaaaatttgaagaaaattagtaggtacattatagTATAATTTTAGGATTATcagcaggtacattgtagcataatttgaggattattaataGGTATATTGCAGTAAAATTTGCGTTCATTATAACAACCATTATATAAgatgatagcagtgattacaacGGTGAAGTTGTggggcttaggtacatatattgcggGATCGAGTAGCACAAGATTACAGTGCGAGTTTGAAGTACTAggcaggaaactatgaagatgaaattaggtactttttggttttacttttgaataaggcgtaggttggacagctttttTATTCGTtatggagtgagttccatagaccaggtcccattttttgcatagagtgtttacacagattaagtttgactctggggatatcaaagacatatttatttctggtgtggcgattatgggtcctattactgcatgtccaggaagagtttcagaacagggtttgcatttaatAACAGGGTTTTGTATATGTAAAtatcacaagagaatgtgtggagtgagtttatgtttagcatgtttagggatttaaacagagaggctgtgtgttgtctgaaactgtttgttattctgatagcagagttttgctgggtgatgatgggcttgaggtagtgtgCAGTGGCTTGAACCCCATGCatagataccgtatgtaagatagggatagaattagagcgtagaataatgagaggagagcagagtggggaacataatatctgattttagagagtataccgaccgtttttgagacttttctggctatgtgttgtatgtgggtgctgaagttgagtccctTGTCTATGTattggccaaggaactttccttccttcttattgctgatgttaacattgtttaTGTGAAGTTGTATtgaatttgatgatttgcttccaaataagatgtagtaggtcgttTTTTATGTTTaattgagtttgttggttgacatccatgagtgaaccttttttaattcgttatttacaACGTTATTTAGTGTGTGTAGATTGGTGTCTaagtagatgaaggtagtatcgtcaacAAATAGTATAGGGTTGAGAATATCAGCCAGGTTAGGGAGATCactgaggtatatatatataaagataggaggggtcctaggatgctgccctgtggcaccccctacggttaatggtagagtgggagaggttatatcattggtggctacatattggtgtctgtcactgagataggaTCCAATATCCGAGGCCTCGGAGGCTCAGTGGGCCGGGTCGTCGGCTCACACCCGCGGGTCCCGAGTTCAGTCCCCGGGAGTTAAGTATATAATTGATGAGGGTTTGCAACCTGGGGAAGGTCttcgaccttggggggggggaactctTATAGCCTTATAAGAGTTTCAGATCAAGTAGCTATATTGCCTTGGtggtaattttaatttaatttttttaattttaaatttttatattgccttggtggaatttttaattttttattttccgtTATCGGGGATAACGGAAATTAAAAGACAATACTTTTCACCCATAGGTTTAATAAACCCATGGAgtataatatatatcatttattATAGAGCATATTTGAAGGATGATATACAGGAAGCACTTCGTCAGTACACAAGTTGATGTAATGTATAAAGCCGTAAATGCTGAGATTAAAATTTCGTTCAGAATATAATTGTACAAATGTTCAAGAATAATGGGATGACCTTTGACACGGTCACTTACTATAGAGATTGTGGCCGATTGTAGATTGTATAGAGATTCATGTACTTTCAGACaaataaatttgtgataatttataAGTGTTCTTCACGGGGAAAATAATAGCTAAAGAATGCTACAAATTaagaaattaaataaattaataagtaCTTTATTTTACTAGGAAAGTAATTTTGAATTctcaaacaaaaaaattaacgAAACTCTCCGGTTATACACCTAAAGCTAAGAAATGGGCTGAATAGAGAAGTTTCCCATTAAAACATTCTCACTTACGTTTTCTGTAAAAGTCAAGCCTTCAGTGTTCGTATCCTCGAAGGTTCGTTCGGACGTATTTCCCACTGTCGCGAACGATCCTTAATATTAAAATGCAGCCAAATTCTTCACACAAGATGGCTATATGAGATACATAATAAACagcttgctgttgttgtttaagattcgctacttggaacaaaaagctccaagcagcacgggctatggtgatcccgtatttTTATATAAACATGTAATCTAAGCATTCATAGACTATTATTGTCCTAGGGCGGGGAATATTAGACAATTGATCTGTAGTGGAGAGGCTCAGATCGTTtgcatcacctagttgtgcttgtgggggttgagctctggctctttggtcccgcctctcaactgtcagtcaactggtgtacaggttcctgagcctactgggactctatcatatctacatttgaaactgtgtatggagtcagcctccaccacatcactgcctaatgcattccatctgttaactactctgacactgaaaaagttctttgcaatgtctctgtggctcatttgggtactcaagtttccacctgtgtccccttgttcgtgtgccacACATTCAAAATAATCTGTCGTTATCTACTCTGttaattccactgagaatttgtatgtggttatcatgtctccccgaacacacacacacacatacctgttgattgacggttgaggcgggaccaaagagccagagctcaacccccgcaaacacaactaggtgagtacacacacacacacacacacacacacacacacacacacacacacacacacacacacacacacacacacacacacacacacacacacacacacacacacacacacacttgggagtATACCTTATGCCTGAGCCTGATGTAGACTAAAATACTCTAGTATAACTGTAAACTACAATGTCCAGTCGTAATAATAATTCCTGTTGACGGTAATATATACATAAGGTTTGTATCGAAGGTCCTGTTtactgtgctaggtgaacagaggcagccGGTGATAGGAAATGGcagaaccatttctgtcccggccgggaatcgaacccggtatTGCCGATGGAGTCGAGACGAAACTAACTGTACTAACCTAATATAAACTAACATCTAACATCCCCAGGAGAGAACATTCCTGCCTCAATATAAAAGCAAATCAACTCCTGACTAAAAATCAGAAGAGAACATAAAATGTAAGACTATTATGTAACATTATCTATTAGCCTACACtaccaaaatctgggtacagcacaagaatgtcttccaatattcctgagtgtatgaagtaattacagagctcaaagtacctcataccatttggtgagaagtcacttataacagggcactCACAGATATAGTGATGGAGAGTGTCCCAGCTCTTGCTTGACAtaggtttacaattggaatgttcaccatcagttacctgcagccacctgccatagatatagaTATccaagcctaattctggcaattacaatgtctcaCTGTCTTGTGCATGTTTTATGCTGCCAgtacatataattctcggttctaaacatattatagctctttatactcgtgctttctggcctttgtgtgtcagtgactgctcttctgtcttccctaatttcctgaaatattacagcctttacagcagagattggaatgccaatatccaactcaatttcaggcttatcacatgcacatttagctgccttgtctgtgtcgTCATGCTGGAGAACACGTCTGTCAGAGGGAGTCATACAAATGAGACTCTGGACCGCTTGCTCTTTGTATTAATAATGTTGTTTACAATGGATGTTACAACAGTCCTAGTGTCTATTTTGCGTGTTGGGTTTCTAATGGTCtgaagagctgactttgaatcacagataATTACTCCTCCACTGTTCTTCAGGGCGTTAGTGGCCAGTTGTCGTGCAGCTAATTCTGCATGTGTGGAGCTGAGCCACTTACTCAGTCTCACACTAGGGatctgtgtacatatgttgtcttTGTATAGTCTACAGGTTGGTGCAGTGTGACATGTTCACATCTGAACACACCCATCACCGTAAGCATAGTGCTCGTGAGCCCGTAAGTTATTGATAAAGGAATCAGTTGTTTCAAGTGTTGTTGCTTTcaggattgattgttgccgccgaaggcggctagtttattgtgcaccccatactcatcctgtgagcggtagtgcaaaAGGCACAAAAAggcacagagggcacaaaaggtctttatcagacctcatcttagattattacataaacaatttcttctatgCCTTCACACTTGCTTTCAGGAGTGCTGGGTTTTCCTTGCTCTTTTAGCTGATGGTCTTATAAGACACTTATATTTCGGGGTACAGATATAATGGGATATAATTGGCTAACACTTTGCATACAATAGGAATATTTACTTTAATGAGATTGGCAACGCTTCTACTCAACTAGTTTGCTTATAATTTTGCCGCTGGtgcgttggcaacactctcccgcCTACATACAGCACTAGTCAGTTTTTCTCTTAAGTAGTAAGGTTGGTGTTGGATCTCTGGTCACCCTTACACAGAAGGTGGTACTGAGCTGCTCAACTttgcaggcgataagtcacaatttacgtggctgaagtagattgaccagaccacacactagaacgtgaagggacgacgacgtttcggtctgtcctggaccattctcaaatcgactgatcacaatcgacttgagaatggtccaggacggaccttcaccttctagtgtgtggtttggtcaacatatttcagccac
The Procambarus clarkii isolate CNS0578487 chromosome 60, FALCON_Pclarkii_2.0, whole genome shotgun sequence genome window above contains:
- the LOC138353848 gene encoding postacrosomal sheath WW domain-binding protein-like → MELKMIRDEIRALRCVTAASQLRQERDKEAPPGTQEAPPGTHEASPGTQEAPPGTQEASPGTQEPPGTQEASPGTHEAPGTQEAPPGTQEAPPGTQEAPPGTQEASPGTQEAPPGTQEASPGTHEAPGTHEAPGTQEAPPGTLVTLLGCDLPYTLGCFVTQALC